In one window of Methanolobus mangrovi DNA:
- a CDS encoding heavy-metal-associated domain-containing protein, translated as MVTETIKIEGMMCGHCQANVEKSIGAIAGVSEVKVDLAAKQATVTFDASVANLDAIKAAVADAGYTVVA; from the coding sequence ATGGTTACAGAAACAATCAAAATCGAAGGCATGATGTGCGGACACTGTCAGGCAAATGTTGAAAAATCCATTGGCGCAATTGCCGGAGTCAGTGAAGTAAAGGTTGACCTTGCGGCAAAGCAGGCAACAGTTACCTTTGATGCTTCCGTTGCAAACCTTGATGCTATCAAGGCAGCTGTAGCAGATGCAGGTTACACTGTTGTAGCCTGA